TGATGACAGTGCAGCCGCCCGCTCTTTTTATGCTCGACCAGCCACGCCGTGCAGCGCGGGCACTCAAACCGATGTCCGCACGTCCGGCACAGTGTCAGCGGCGCGTAACCCCTGCGGTTGAGAAACAGCAGAACCTGCTCCCCCTGCGCCAGCGTCTCTTTCATCGCCTGTAAAAGAGTTGGAGAAAGAAAACATCCCCGCTCCGGCTGATCCTCTTTCAAATCCACCACTTTGATCTCCGGCAAACTCGCCCCTCCATAACGCGCAGGGAGATGCAGAACGCCATAGCGCCCGGTCCCCTCCGGCGGCGCCCATGTATTATGGGCGGTCTCAAGGGAGGGCGTGGCGGACACCAGCACGACCGGAATCTTCGCCAGATGCGCCCGCACCACCGCCATGTCGCGGGCATGATAAATCACCCCGTCCTCCTGCTTGTAGGCCGGATCGTGTTCTTCATCGACGACGATCAGGCCGAGATCGGCATAGGGCAAAAACAGCGCCGACCGCGCCCCGACGACGACCTGCGTTTCCCCCTCCGCCACCCCGCGCCACGCCAGCCGCCGCTGCGCCGGAGTCAGATGCGAGTGCCAGAGCGCCGGATCGCATCCGAAGCGCGAACGGAACCGATCGAGAAACGCATTCGAAAGCGCAATCTCCGGCAAGAGAATGAGAACCTGTTGCCCTTTGCGTAAACATTCCGCCACCGCCTCGAAATAGGTTTCGGTCTTACCCGCCCCCGTCACACCATCCAGCAATGTTGCTTTAAAAGCGCCTGCGCCGATCTGGGATTTTAGAATCTCCGCAGCGCCCTTCTGCGCCGCCGAGAGGTCCGGCCCCGGACGGTCGATCCCCGGATGCGTGCAAGGGTAAGGGCGCAACAGCTCGACCTCATCCAGAAGTTTCTTTTCAGCCAGCCCTTTGACGACAGAAGCCGAAGCCCCCGTCATGGCTTCGATCTCCGCCGCCCGCCGCACCTGCCCGTCCTGCATCAGCATAAGAATTTTTTTTCGCGCATCGCTCAGTCCCTTCGCATCGGGATTGGCATACGCGGACAACCGGTAGCCCGTCGCGGGCTTCGGCGGCGCAAACGCCCCCGGTGCACTCAGACTCATTTTAAGAACGGAACCCTTGGGCGAAAGCGTATAGGCGGCCACCCAGTCGATAAAATCGCGGTGGATCTCCGGCATCGGCGGAAGATTCAGCCGCTCGATGACCGGCTTGAGTTTTTCAGTAGCAACCTCACCCGTCCCCGCCCCCCAGACCACGCCCGTAATCTCGCGCTGGCCCAGCGGCACGGTAACATAATCTCCGGCCTGCACCCGCACATTCGCAGGAACGAGATAGTCGTAAGCTTTATCGACAGGATAGGGAACCAGAACGGAAACAGTCCGGCTCATGCGGCCCGCTCGCCTTTTTTGCCCAGGGCCAGATCACGCGCCGCAAACGCGCAGCCCCACGCCAGCGTATACCCCGCGCCGCCCTGCCCGTAATTATGGATGACGGGAACCGCGCAGGACTTCTCGTCGCGCTCCACCCGCACCTGCGGACGCATGGGCCGCAGCCCAACACGGACATTCACGATCTCGGGATTTTTCAGCAAGGGATCGAGCGTCGCCGCCCACCCGAGAATCTCGCGGGTAAGTTCATCATTCGGAGTCAAATCCCACTCCCCGACCTCCGCCGACCCGCCGATCAGGATTTCATCGATGCGCGGATAGAAATAATTCTTCCCCTCAAACGAAGCGAAATGGAAGTTCACGCCGGGATTCTTGATGATGACCACCTGCCCGCGCATCGGGTAAATCGTTTCATCATTCACAAACTGCCGCGCATAAACCCCCGTCGCATTGACGATCAGATCGTAATCCCTCTCAAGCTCGGAAAAACCTTTAATTTCGCGCAGAGTGAAGATGCCGCCCGCCGCCTCGAATTTTTTCTTGAGAAAGCCGTAATACCGCCCCACGTGCATCAGCAAAAGTTTGGCTTGCACCCCTTTCAGATACCCGAGCGGGCATTCATCCGGCCCGATCACCCGCGCCTCGCGCAGTCGCATATACATCTCAGGAATTTCAAAATGTGGATCGAGCGTGCATTTTTTCCAGTTCACCCAGATAATCCCGGCCCCCGGATCATCCATCAGCGAAACCAGAATCTCGTCATTTCGCAGATACCAGGCACGGCTGCGCGGACTGTCTTCAACAGCATAGGGATAGGAAGTCGCCGCCGCCGCATAGGACGTCATCTTTTCGAAGGGATCCCGCGAGAAAATATGAACCGCGCAACCCGCCTCCTGCAGCGCCAGCCCCGTGGTTAACCCTGTAATTCCGCCCCCGATGATTGCTATTTTCATAACCCTATTGCCCTCAACGCATAAAGTGACTAAACTGCCCTGATAAGAAAAAAGTTTTACCAGAGCCAGCATGATAAGTGAACGCTTCAGGAACATAAAGCAGAGTTTGAGTGATGCGTTCACACGCCTGATGCACGGCGGTCCACCGCAGAAGCCGCCCGCGGTCTATTACGATGTGGACCGGCAGGACTTGAAGGCTTTCGTCACCAACGACTCCATCGAAAATTGGGGCAAAAGAATGCCCAGCCTGACCATGGCCCGCTACTGGGACGCCTGCGCGGACAGAATCCTGGGCGGCACGAAAATGATGACCGAAAAGGAAGAACTCCACAAAGCGGCCGATGCGGTCAACGCCATGGCGCATATCGCGCAGATCATCCGTGAAACCGGAAACTTCGAGCCGTTCATCCGCCTTCCGGCGCAGGAAATCGACCTGCTCGCGGAATGCGAAACGCCCCTGCACATCCTCAAGCACCGCACCTACAGACCCGGCGACAAAAGAAACCACCCGGACACGCCTGGCAATATAGACACGCTTTACTTCAAGGCTGTGCCTTTGTTTGCGCCCTATGGAGGCAAGAACATGGTCATGATCCCCAGAGAGCACCTCGAAGCCGTTGTCGAACCGCTTCTTGAGGATTTGGGCATTGACGCAAAAACCCGCAACACAGCCGCCGTCGGCTGGGAGAAACTCGGAGAACTTCTGACCGACGTCAACCGCTACGATTTCACGGCCATCGACGCCAGCGGCCCGTATATGCTCAGAACGCATATGATCGGTCTGGCCATCGCGCTGAGCAAGGCCGGAGAGGGCGAAGGCCCGGTCCAGGTTCCTGAAAACACCATACATGGCCTTGAATACACGCTGCATCATCTGAGTTATTCGATCAACAGACTCAGGAACAGTTCGTCTCTTCATGCCAACGGCTCGGATAACGCCAAGGCTCTTGAAATTCTTCAAGCTGCCCAACGAAACATACAGCAGGAGTTTGCCCCCTGGTTCGAAAAACCCGGCCAGCAACCCGGCGACTCTTACGCAATGGATTGATAAGGAAAAGAAACATGAAACTCATACCGGATTCTTTAAAGAAAGCCTTCTCAAAATTGTGGGGACAAGACGAAACTCCGTCCTTCCCCGCGACCGTGGATATCGATCGCAAAGACCTGACCCTCTGCGTGATCGATGAATTCGACACGGCAAAAAGAAGCAACGCATTCATCGCCCGCCGCTGGGGTGAAATCGCGGAATTCGTCGAGGATGGCCTCTCCTCCGCCCGTCCCATGAACGAGCAGGAAGCCGGATTCGTGGGCGCCATCCTCAGCGTCGAGCAGGCGATGCACATGGCCGGGACATTTGATCCGAAAATCAGGGTTTCCCGCGCAGCTGTGGAAACGCTGGTCCGCGACGCGGGCATAGCATATGTGGCCAAGAATAGCCTCATGGCTCGGACGGGCGACCTGCCCCTCGGCCCGCCCGATATCGAAAATCTTCCGCCTGCATCAAGAGACATTCTGGCCGTAACCTTTGCCATTTCACCTGAAAAACAGGCGCTTCTGGACAAGCAGGACCGTCTGGCCATGTTCGTGTTGAAGACCCGTGACGCACTCGGCCCCTATGTGCCGGAAGCCGGAATCGATAACCGCCCCGCCGCCGAATTCTGAAACTTCAACCTTGAAAACCGCCCCCGATCCGCTTACCAATAGGCAAGGTCACACACGCCTTTGAGGGAGACAGCGTATGAAATTTTTCGTGGACACCGCGGATATCAACGACATCAGGGATTTGGCCTCCACAGGCCTGCTCGACGGCGTGACCACCAACCCCTCCCTCATCGCCAAGTCGGGCAAAAAGTTTATCCCCCTCATTAAGGAAATCTGCGAGATCGTCTCCGGCCCCGTCAGCGCCGAAGTCGCCGCCACCGATTACGAGACGATGCGAAAGGAGGCCG
The sequence above is drawn from the Alphaproteobacteria bacterium genome and encodes:
- a CDS encoding primosomal protein N' codes for the protein MSRTVSVLVPYPVDKAYDYLVPANVRVQAGDYVTVPLGQREITGVVWGAGTGEVATEKLKPVIERLNLPPMPEIHRDFIDWVAAYTLSPKGSVLKMSLSAPGAFAPPKPATGYRLSAYANPDAKGLSDARKKILMLMQDGQVRRAAEIEAMTGASASVVKGLAEKKLLDEVELLRPYPCTHPGIDRPGPDLSAAQKGAAEILKSQIGAGAFKATLLDGVTGAGKTETYFEAVAECLRKGQQVLILLPEIALSNAFLDRFRSRFGCDPALWHSHLTPAQRRLAWRGVAEGETQVVVGARSALFLPYADLGLIVVDEEHDPAYKQEDGVIYHARDMAVVRAHLAKIPVVLVSATPSLETAHNTWAPPEGTGRYGVLHLPARYGGASLPEIKVVDLKEDQPERGCFLSPTLLQAMKETLAQGEQVLLFLNRRGYAPLTLCRTCGHRFECPRCTAWLVEHKKSGRLHCHHCGHHAPVPKTCPECGEADSLVACGPGVERIYEEVTHMFRDARTIVLASDTTESNEDLQKKLAAIRDHQVDIIVGTQIIAKGHHFPGLTLVGVVDADLGLNGGDLRAAERTYQLLHQVAGRAGREQKKGRVFLQSWMPEHRIMKALAEGKRDEFLLVEAAERAEAHMPPFSRLAGIIVAGREEGQVIELARALGKTAPQGMNEKGQRIQTLGPAAAPLARLRGKYRYRLLVRADRALNIQKTIAEWVGGHKIPANIRVYVDIDPQGFL
- a CDS encoding FAD-binding oxidoreductase — encoded protein: MKIAIIGGGITGLTTGLALQEAGCAVHIFSRDPFEKMTSYAAAATSYPYAVEDSPRSRAWYLRNDEILVSLMDDPGAGIIWVNWKKCTLDPHFEIPEMYMRLREARVIGPDECPLGYLKGVQAKLLLMHVGRYYGFLKKKFEAAGGIFTLREIKGFSELERDYDLIVNATGVYARQFVNDETIYPMRGQVVIIKNPGVNFHFASFEGKNYFYPRIDEILIGGSAEVGEWDLTPNDELTREILGWAATLDPLLKNPEIVNVRVGLRPMRPQVRVERDEKSCAVPVIHNYGQGGAGYTLAWGCAFAARDLALGKKGERAA